Sequence from the Colletotrichum higginsianum IMI 349063 chromosome 6, whole genome shotgun sequence genome:
GCTACTACCCTCCCTGGGAGAGATGTTTGCTTGCAGAGACGTCAAGATGTCGAGAACATCCACTAAGGGGTGGGGGCATGACGCTGCTCAGATCTGCGAAGGAGGCAAGTGTAAGtacgacgtcgacatcgtTAACCAGAGATCACACATGCGAACACATCGGGTTGCCACGTATCATTCCTTCAGTAGTTTCAGAACGATGTTTCAACTTCATTCGGAACACTGCGGTGTGCGAGCGCCGGAGAAGCGAAGGCATACTCTAGTGTCGTCTATTCAGATCGAGTCACTTCATTCGGGTTAACAGGGCTACTGACTTATTCCACGGCCCTGTCTTTTTCTCGACTACCAGCAGACTGATATCTAGATTTTCCCACAACTGATAGATCTTGACGAGACGAACCATTGGAGCCGCTGGGGCGTTAGCCGAAGTCCGCGGACGGAGACTTGGAGCACCCAGAAGACTTTGAAATTATTGCCCCTCAAGCGCCGGTCAAGGAAGCTTGGCTAAAACTGCAAAGACGGGCCCGGCGTGTTCAAGTATTGGTCATTGGGAGGAATTATAAAACAACAATCTCATGAACATCAGCTGCCGTCATCCCCCTCAGTCGAGTCACGGACGGGGATCGGATGCCTGAGCTCTAACCACCCCGACGGTGCATAGTGGTGGTATTGTATTTCAATGCGTCGAACATCGTTTTTTCCGGGTCCAACAGCCTTTCTCTAAGAGCCTTGATCGGCCCCTCTATCTTGTATTTTACATTCGTGCCCACGGGGACATTGGGCCCTTTGGCCGCAGGTATAGCTAGTTATCTTCGCGAGCAGCGGCGTAGCGATGTGGCGGAGGCAATTCGGAAGGAGGCGAGACGTTGCAAGCGTGAGGTATTGCCTCCGGTGGTGCTGGCTTATTCTGTGTCTCCTTACATGAAAggtgggagggagaaggggtAGCCGCCGTTCTTGATGCGGAAAACGCTCAGTAGGAAGCTGTACATGAGGAACAGGACACCGCCCCAAGCGATGACAGCAACCTGCTGTCTCTTGTTGTCACCGATGCGGGGGACCTTGACGGTGAGAGAGATGGCGCAGAAAGCCAAGACGCCATCTGGACTTTGTTAGCGTTGGCCGCATCACTCGAAAAGGGAGGAACATACAGATGGCGGCAACAATCTGAGTCTCCAAGCCGAATTGGTTCTGGAAGCCACCAGCAAAATAGCTGATGCCACCGCGACCATCTCCGGCGACATAAGGCACCTTGCGGATGTGGTTGAACATGTGGCCGCTGGTGAAGAGCAGAATGGCAATGAGACTGATGGCGGCCCACAAGTTGCGGTTCTGGATGACGGGAAGGATGTAAGGCGAGGCAGTAACGAGGACAGTTCCAGCACCAAGAACGATGGTGGTAATCGAGATCAAGCGCATCCAGTTGATGGGACGCGATACCGGGGGGTGTGGTCGGTCAGTGAGGTGTCGCGAAAGCCAGGCGTGGACTTGCTCGGCAGATTGGGCTCTATTGCTTGTTAGAATATCCGCGGGGTGCGGCGTTTTGTTAACGGGCAACTCACCCGCTGGTGAAGTCGTATTGCAGAGGATCCGCAACAGCGACAGCGTGAGGGCCGACGGTGGGCGGGAACAGGAGCAGGACGGGGGCGGTTTGGAGACCGAGCTGGCGATTGTCATGTTAGTTTCTTCGTGGTCACAGCTGGCGGTTGCCTCTTCCGGGAGTAAACGTACCGACATAAAGATCTCGCGGCCATCAGAGAAGTCTAAGGTACCGAAAAGAAGGCGGGactcgcccttcttgtcACCCTTGGTCCAGGTCTTACCCAGAAGATCCCATTCCGGCTGGAACTCCCGACACAACTGGCAGCCGAAGCGGTTCTCGAGCGCAGTAAGGAGGACTGCGACACTGTAGTCGCGAGGCGCAGAGGTCAAGGATTTGTAGCTGGTGTCGGCAAGCTTGATAGGAGACAAGGTGAGAGCCTTTGCGTGGAATTCGTTGAAGCGTTCCTCGGTGGTCTTCTTGGCTGCAAAGGCCCCGGCAGCGAAGCTGGTCGCAACCAAGAGGGATTGGAAGAAGCGCATCTTGAGGGATTGTCAAAG
This genomic interval carries:
- a CDS encoding OST3/OST6 family protein; this encodes MRFFQSLLVATSFAAGAFAAKKTTEERFNEFHAKALTLSPIKLADTSYKSLTSAPRDYSVAVLLTALENRFGCQLCREFQPEWDLLGKTWTKGDKKGESRLLFGTLDFSDGREIFMSLGLQTAPVLLLFPPTVGPHAVAVADPLQYDFTSGAQSAEQVHAWLSRHLTDRPHPPVSRPINWMRLISITTIVLGAGTVLVTASPYILPVIQNRNLWAAISLIAILLFTSGHMFNHIRKVPYVAGDGRGGISYFAGGFQNQFGLETQIVAAIYGVLAFCAISLTVKVPRIGDNKRQQVAVIAWGGVLFLMYSFLLSVFRIKNGGYPFSLPPFM